Proteins encoded by one window of Cyanobium sp. NS01:
- a CDS encoding adenylate kinase produces MKQRLLFLGPPGAGKGTQAEQLAKGRQLLHLSTGDLLRAEVKAGSALGQQAEAVMARGELVSDALVLAIVRSRLERQAEEGGSGWLLDGFPRNLAQAEALERLLAELGQQIEIVVLLELDDSVLLQRLLSRGRADDNEAVIRHRLEVYREQTAPLIRYYQEKGLLQGVDASGPVEAIAARITALLD; encoded by the coding sequence ATGAAGCAACGACTCCTGTTCCTGGGCCCCCCCGGTGCCGGCAAGGGCACCCAGGCCGAGCAGCTGGCCAAAGGCCGGCAGCTGCTCCACCTCTCCACAGGAGACCTCTTGCGGGCCGAGGTGAAAGCCGGCAGCGCCCTCGGCCAGCAGGCCGAGGCAGTGATGGCCCGGGGTGAACTGGTCAGCGATGCCCTGGTGCTGGCAATCGTGCGCAGCCGCCTGGAGCGCCAGGCCGAAGAGGGGGGCTCCGGTTGGCTGCTGGACGGCTTTCCCCGCAACCTGGCCCAGGCCGAAGCGCTGGAGCGCCTGCTGGCCGAGCTCGGCCAGCAGATCGAGATCGTGGTGTTGCTGGAGCTGGACGACAGCGTGCTGCTGCAGCGGCTGCTCAGCCGCGGGCGTGCCGATGACAACGAGGCGGTGATCCGCCATCGCCTTGAGGTCTACCGGGAGCAGACGGCGCCCCTGATCCGTTACTACCAAGAAAAAGGGCTGCTGCAGGGCGTCGATGCCAGCGGCCCGGTCGAGGCCATCGCCGCCCGCATCACCGCCCTGCTGGACTGA
- the rpmJ gene encoding 50S ribosomal protein L36 has product MKVRASVKKMCDKCRVIRRHGRVMVICTNPKHKQRQG; this is encoded by the coding sequence ATGAAGGTGCGTGCCTCAGTCAAGAAGATGTGCGACAAGTGCCGGGTGATCCGCCGCCACGGCCGGGTGATGGTGATCTGCACCAACCCCAAGCACAAGCAGCGCCAGGGCTGA
- the rpsM gene encoding 30S ribosomal protein S13 has product MARIAGVDIPRDKRVEIALTYVYGIGLTRAQKILAKTGVSPDIRVKDLSDADVQKLRGAAETFTLEGDLRRQEGMALKRLQDIGCLRGRRHRMGLPVRGQRTRTNARTRRGARKTVAGKKK; this is encoded by the coding sequence GTGGCTCGGATTGCCGGCGTCGATATCCCTCGCGACAAGCGGGTTGAGATCGCTCTCACCTATGTGTATGGCATCGGGCTCACCCGTGCCCAGAAAATCCTCGCCAAGACCGGCGTGAGCCCGGATATCCGGGTCAAGGACCTCAGCGACGCCGATGTGCAGAAACTGCGCGGTGCCGCCGAGACCTTCACCCTCGAAGGCGACCTGCGCCGGCAGGAGGGCATGGCCCTCAAGCGCCTGCAGGACATCGGCTGCCTGCGGGGCCGCCGTCACCGCATGGGTCTGCCGGTGCGTGGACAGCGCACCCGCACCAATGCCCGCACCCGCCGGGGTGCCCGCAAGACCGTGGCCGGCAAGAAGAAGTAA
- the rpsK gene encoding 30S ribosomal protein S11, with product MAKPAKKTGPKKAKRNVPNGVAHIQSTFNNTIVSISDTAGEVISWSSAGASGFKGARKGTPFAAQTAAEAAARRALEQGMRQIEVLVRGPGSGRETAIRALQVAGLEITLIRDVTPLPHNGCRRAKRRRV from the coding sequence ATGGCAAAGCCAGCCAAGAAAACGGGCCCCAAGAAGGCCAAGCGCAACGTGCCCAACGGCGTTGCCCACATCCAGAGCACCTTCAACAACACCATCGTGTCGATCTCCGACACGGCCGGTGAGGTGATCTCCTGGAGCTCCGCCGGTGCCAGCGGCTTCAAGGGCGCCCGCAAAGGCACCCCCTTTGCCGCCCAGACCGCTGCCGAAGCCGCCGCTCGCCGCGCCCTGGAGCAGGGCATGCGCCAGATCGAGGTGCTGGTGCGCGGCCCGGGCTCCGGCCGCGAGACCGCCATCCGCGCCCTGCAGGTGGCTGGCCTGGAGATCACCCTGATCCGCGACGTGACCCCCCTTCCCCACAACGGCTGCCGGCGTGCCAAGCGCCGCCGCGTCTGA
- a CDS encoding DNA-directed RNA polymerase subunit alpha, which produces MLHYQIDRIEHQVSDDRAQTGVFLIGPLDRGQATTLGNALRRVLIAGLEGSAITAVRISGVNHEYATVPGVREDVLDILLNCKQVAVNSRSRDLEIGRLVVNGPSTVTAADLQFSSQVQVIDPDRLIATVADGFSLEMEVHVERGVGYRPVDRHNEDTSAIDLLQIDAVFKPVNRVNYSVDETAVGEGGSARERLRLEIETDGSVTPDDAMAQAANQLIALFQPLATLSVVEEPGHEPEPSPEAQIPLEELNLSVRAYNCLKRAQVNSVSDLMGFSYEDLLEIKNFGSKSADEVIEALERIGITLPQSRTSA; this is translated from the coding sequence GTGCTGCACTACCAAATCGACCGGATCGAGCATCAGGTCTCCGACGACCGGGCTCAGACCGGCGTCTTCCTGATCGGCCCCCTGGACCGCGGCCAGGCCACCACCCTGGGCAACGCCCTGCGGCGGGTGCTGATTGCCGGCCTGGAGGGCAGCGCCATCACGGCGGTGCGCATCTCCGGCGTCAATCACGAGTACGCCACCGTGCCCGGCGTGCGTGAAGACGTGCTGGACATCCTGCTCAACTGCAAGCAGGTGGCGGTGAACAGCCGCAGCCGCGACCTGGAGATCGGCCGGCTGGTGGTGAACGGTCCCAGCACCGTGACAGCAGCCGACCTGCAGTTCTCCTCTCAGGTGCAGGTGATCGATCCCGACCGCCTGATCGCCACCGTGGCCGACGGCTTCAGCCTCGAGATGGAGGTGCACGTGGAACGGGGTGTGGGCTACCGCCCCGTCGACCGCCATAACGAGGACACCAGCGCCATCGATCTGCTGCAGATCGATGCGGTGTTCAAGCCGGTCAACCGCGTCAACTACAGCGTCGATGAGACGGCGGTGGGTGAGGGAGGCTCAGCCCGCGAGCGGCTGCGGCTCGAAATCGAGACCGACGGCAGCGTCACTCCAGACGACGCCATGGCCCAGGCGGCCAATCAGCTGATCGCCCTGTTCCAGCCGCTGGCCACCCTGAGTGTGGTGGAGGAGCCCGGCCATGAACCCGAACCTTCCCCCGAAGCCCAGATTCCGCTCGAAGAGCTCAACCTCTCCGTGCGGGCCTACAACTGCCTCAAGCGTGCCCAGGTCAACTCCGTGTCTGACCTGATGGGCTTCAGCTATGAAGACCTGCTGGAGATCAAGAACTTCGGCTCCAAGTCTGCCGATGAGGTGATCGAAGCGCTGGAGCGCATCGGCATCACCCTGCCCCAGAGCCGAACCAGCGCCTGA
- the rplQ gene encoding 50S ribosomal protein L17: MRHQCRVPMLGRPADQRKAMLRGLATQLIREGRVTTTKARAKALRDETERMITLAKAGTLAARRRAMGYIYDKQLVHALFEKAQERYGDRNGGYTRIFRTVPRRGDNAEMAIIELV; the protein is encoded by the coding sequence ATGCGCCACCAATGCCGAGTCCCCATGTTGGGACGCCCCGCCGACCAACGCAAAGCGATGCTGCGCGGACTCGCCACCCAGCTGATCCGCGAAGGGCGGGTCACCACCACCAAGGCCCGCGCCAAGGCGCTGCGCGATGAAACCGAGCGCATGATCACCCTGGCCAAGGCCGGAACCCTGGCGGCCCGTCGTCGGGCCATGGGCTACATCTACGACAAGCAGCTCGTCCACGCCCTGTTCGAGAAGGCCCAGGAGCGCTATGGCGACCGCAATGGCGGCTACACCCGGATCTTCCGCACCGTGCCTCGCCGCGGCGACAATGCCGAGATGGCGATCATCGAGCTGGTCTGA